One window from the genome of Perca flavescens isolate YP-PL-M2 chromosome 17, PFLA_1.0, whole genome shotgun sequence encodes:
- the adob gene encoding 2-aminoethanethiol (cysteamine) dioxygenase b isoform X2, translating into MMTGDSNMTSIVQRIARQALLTFRSPPRLGEEAGKSFLENRSQLKSLMTEVRAADLKLVPRRADNNNVSPSLRGPPVTYMHICETDQFSMGVFLLKSGASIPLHDHPGMHGMLKVLYGKVRISCFDRLDRQGCTPAAPPLPPAQKGALRRSLLRSTDVYTEESGPCVLSPDRDNLHQIDAVDGPTAFMDILAPPYDPDDDRDCHYYKVEMLVVSTGLCIQN; encoded by the exons ATGATGACAGGTGACAGCAACATGACCTCCATCGTTCAGAGAATAGCTCGGCAGGCTCTCCTCACCTTCAGGAGTCCGCCCCGGCTCGGCGAAGAGGCCGGTAAATCTTTCCTGGAGAACCGAAGCCAACTGAAGAGCCTGATGACGGAAGTGCGAGCCGCGGACCTGAAGCTCGTTCCTCGGCGTGCCGACAACAACAACGTGTCCCCTTCGCTCCGCGGGCCTCCGGTCACCTACATGCACATTTGCGAGACGGACCAGTTCAGCATGGGGGTGTTTCTGCTGAAAAGCGGCGCCTCCATCCCGTTGCACGACCACCCGGGGATGCACGGCATGCTCAAAGTCCTGTACGGAAAGGTCCGGATCAGCTGCTTTGACCGACTGGACCGGCAGGGCTGCACGCCGGCAGCGCCTCCGCTTCCCCCGGCGCAGAAGGGCGCGCTGCGGCGCTCCCTGCTCCGCTCCACGGACGTCTACACGGAGGAGAGCGGCCCGTGCGTGCTCTCCCCGGACCGGGACAACCTGCACCAGATCGACGCCGTGGACGGCCCGACGGCGTTCATGGACATCCTGGCCCCGCCGTACGACCCGGACGACGACAGAGACTGCCACTACTACAAG gtagaaATGCTGGTTGTATCAACAGGTCTGTGCATCCAGAACTAA
- the adob gene encoding 2-aminoethanethiol (cysteamine) dioxygenase b isoform X1 → MMTGDSNMTSIVQRIARQALLTFRSPPRLGEEAGKSFLENRSQLKSLMTEVRAADLKLVPRRADNNNVSPSLRGPPVTYMHICETDQFSMGVFLLKSGASIPLHDHPGMHGMLKVLYGKVRISCFDRLDRQGCTPAAPPLPPAQKGALRRSLLRSTDVYTEESGPCVLSPDRDNLHQIDAVDGPTAFMDILAPPYDPDDDRDCHYYKVLTEAEVKNTEQKEVWLLEISQPPEFWCGGEPYPGPEVCL, encoded by the coding sequence ATGATGACAGGTGACAGCAACATGACCTCCATCGTTCAGAGAATAGCTCGGCAGGCTCTCCTCACCTTCAGGAGTCCGCCCCGGCTCGGCGAAGAGGCCGGTAAATCTTTCCTGGAGAACCGAAGCCAACTGAAGAGCCTGATGACGGAAGTGCGAGCCGCGGACCTGAAGCTCGTTCCTCGGCGTGCCGACAACAACAACGTGTCCCCTTCGCTCCGCGGGCCTCCGGTCACCTACATGCACATTTGCGAGACGGACCAGTTCAGCATGGGGGTGTTTCTGCTGAAAAGCGGCGCCTCCATCCCGTTGCACGACCACCCGGGGATGCACGGCATGCTCAAAGTCCTGTACGGAAAGGTCCGGATCAGCTGCTTTGACCGACTGGACCGGCAGGGCTGCACGCCGGCAGCGCCTCCGCTTCCCCCGGCGCAGAAGGGCGCGCTGCGGCGCTCCCTGCTCCGCTCCACGGACGTCTACACGGAGGAGAGCGGCCCGTGCGTGCTCTCCCCGGACCGGGACAACCTGCACCAGATCGACGCCGTGGACGGCCCGACGGCGTTCATGGACATCCTGGCCCCGCCGTACGACCCGGACGACGACAGAGACTGCCACTACTACAAGGTGCTGACAGAAGCGGAGGTTAAAAACACAGAGCAGAAGGAGGTCTGGCTCCTGGAGATCTCGCAGCCTCCGGAGTTCTGGTGCGGAGGGGAGCCGTACCCGGGCCCGGAGGTCTGCCTCTGA